The Kordia sp. SMS9 genome window below encodes:
- a CDS encoding FadR/GntR family transcriptional regulator: MKLDIVTKKETLNVQSEIISKIKDLINAKNLEPGDKLPSERMLSEKFDVTRSNVREAIQKLEYYGLLKSIPQSGTFVANIGVVAMNGMIEDILGLEEPDFKSLVETRILLELKTVRLAALRRTDEDLQKIKATLDAYTEKVLRGEDAVQEDLLFHLAIAKACGNSTMNTFMLSITPEIITNFEKYHVCDKDLAESGIHEHTEIYEAIKNQNPQLAKQKMKEHFKILYQYCYNV; encoded by the coding sequence ATGAAATTAGACATCGTAACAAAAAAAGAAACACTAAACGTTCAAAGTGAGATTATCTCGAAAATAAAAGACTTAATCAATGCAAAAAACTTAGAACCTGGAGACAAACTTCCGTCTGAGCGAATGCTGTCTGAAAAGTTTGATGTGACACGTAGTAATGTTCGAGAAGCCATTCAAAAACTTGAATATTATGGGTTGCTAAAATCAATTCCGCAAAGTGGAACATTTGTTGCCAACATCGGTGTCGTTGCAATGAATGGTATGATTGAAGATATCTTAGGCTTAGAAGAGCCTGACTTTAAATCGTTGGTAGAAACTAGAATTTTGTTAGAACTAAAAACAGTACGACTCGCAGCACTTCGCAGAACGGATGAAGATCTTCAAAAAATAAAAGCTACACTTGATGCGTATACCGAAAAAGTTCTGCGTGGAGAAGATGCAGTACAGGAAGACTTGCTGTTTCATTTAGCCATTGCCAAAGCCTGTGGAAACAGTACCATGAATACCTTCATGCTAAGTATAACACCAGAAATCATCACAAACTTTGAAAAATACCATGTATGTGACAAAGATTTAGCAGAATCGGGAATTCATGAACACACCGAAATTTATGAAGCTATCAAAAATCAAAATCCGCAATTGGCAAAACAAAAAATGAAAGAACACTTTAAAATATTATATCAATACTGTTATAATGTTTAA
- a CDS encoding bifunctional 4-hydroxy-2-oxoglutarate aldolase/2-dehydro-3-deoxy-phosphogluconate aldolase produces the protein MAQYSRLEVAQIMKETGLVPLFFNNDIEVSKKVVKACYDGGARLLEFTARGDFAHEIFSELTKYAIAELPGMIMGVGSVTDAAAASLYMSLGANFIVTPVLREDIAIVCNRRKVLWSPGCGSLTEIAKAEELGCEIVKLFPGGIYGPNFIKAIKGPQPWTSIMPTGGVAPTQENLEGWFNAGATCVGMGSKLVKKEANGTFDLEKIKATTQKALQIIKQLKT, from the coding sequence ATGGCACAATATTCAAGACTCGAAGTAGCACAAATAATGAAGGAAACAGGATTGGTTCCGCTCTTCTTCAACAATGATATAGAAGTAAGTAAAAAAGTAGTCAAAGCTTGTTATGACGGCGGCGCTCGCTTGCTAGAATTTACAGCACGTGGCGATTTTGCCCATGAAATTTTCAGTGAACTAACAAAATACGCCATTGCAGAATTGCCTGGAATGATTATGGGTGTTGGCTCTGTTACAGATGCTGCTGCCGCTTCTTTATACATGTCGCTTGGCGCGAATTTTATCGTAACACCTGTATTGCGAGAAGACATTGCCATCGTTTGCAATCGTAGAAAAGTACTATGGTCGCCAGGTTGCGGATCGCTCACAGAAATCGCGAAAGCAGAAGAATTAGGCTGTGAAATTGTGAAATTATTCCCTGGCGGAATTTACGGACCAAATTTTATCAAAGCGATCAAAGGACCACAACCTTGGACGAGTATCATGCCAACTGGTGGTGTGGCGCCAACACAGGAAAACTTAGAAGGTTGGTTCAACGCAGGTGCCACTTGCGTGGGAATGGGTTCCAAATTGGTGAAAAAAGAAGCAAATGGAACCTTTGATCTA
- a CDS encoding polysaccharide lyase family 7 protein, whose product MTLRTLFILFFAFNLSIGMAQSNDSGTTDVVKKERKRKKKKKKRKKYKLPEIDLSHWKVTTPAGSGKKPQEVSPPEILDYATNEDLKPYMYNDSVRGAIVFYAYPSKATTANTKYSRSELREQMEPGNNNVNWTFKQGGIMKGKLAIDEVSRDKDGKYHKIIIMQIHGRLTNAQRDLIGQKDNNAPPMLKIYWQNGKIRVKTKVLKNLNATETEMLHEDAWGNDKGFTFKEKVSFKKFRLEVRVSEGKMTIVLNNNEFKTYKNVHMRKWGIFENYFKAGNYFQSRDEGAFAKVRYYSLEVTH is encoded by the coding sequence ATGACATTAAGAACGCTATTCATACTATTTTTTGCTTTCAACCTAAGCATTGGCATGGCACAGTCTAACGACAGTGGCACTACAGATGTTGTAAAAAAGGAACGAAAACGCAAAAAGAAAAAAAAGAAGCGTAAAAAATATAAATTACCTGAAATTGATTTATCGCATTGGAAAGTGACAACACCTGCGGGTAGCGGAAAAAAACCGCAGGAAGTGTCACCACCAGAAATACTGGACTATGCCACAAATGAAGACTTAAAACCGTATATGTACAATGATTCTGTGCGCGGTGCAATTGTTTTCTATGCCTATCCAAGCAAAGCGACGACTGCAAATACCAAATATTCGCGTTCGGAATTGCGAGAGCAAATGGAACCTGGCAACAACAATGTCAATTGGACATTTAAGCAAGGTGGTATCATGAAAGGGAAGTTGGCAATTGATGAAGTTTCTCGTGATAAAGATGGTAAATATCACAAAATTATCATCATGCAAATTCATGGGCGACTAACCAATGCACAGCGCGATTTAATTGGTCAAAAAGATAACAATGCACCGCCAATGTTAAAAATATATTGGCAAAATGGTAAAATACGTGTCAAGACCAAAGTCTTAAAAAATTTGAATGCTACAGAAACAGAAATGCTCCATGAAGATGCTTGGGGTAATGACAAAGGATTTACATTCAAAGAAAAAGTAAGCTTTAAAAAATTCCGGTTGGAAGTCAGAGTCAGTGAAGGAAAAATGACAATAGTGCTAAACAATAACGAATTCAAAACCTATAAAAACGTACACATGCGAAAATGGGGAATCTTTGAAAACTATTTCAAAGCTGGCAACTACTTTCAATCACGTGATGAAGGCGCGTTTGCCAAAGTTCGGTATTACAGTTTAGAAGTAACACATTAA
- a CDS encoding SDR family NAD(P)-dependent oxidoreductase produces MNTNNGKVAIITGATGGIGFEVAKRLGEDGYTVILNGIDDKAGAEKLKQLTDAGITAEYYGFDVTKEDQVTENIVKIGEKYGKIDVLVNNAGGLGGRSRFEEMTTEFYRFVMALNLDSVFFASRAAIPYLKKGEHPSIINYTSNAGWTAGGPGAGIYGTSKAGVHAITRALAKDLAEYGIRSNAVSPGTIDTPFHAQIKSTKPEVFASWANNIMLGRLGQPEDVAGVISFLASKDASFITAETIQIGGGQALGI; encoded by the coding sequence ATGAACACAAACAACGGAAAAGTAGCAATCATCACTGGAGCTACTGGTGGTATTGGTTTCGAAGTAGCAAAAAGATTGGGAGAAGATGGGTATACCGTAATTTTAAATGGTATAGATGATAAAGCTGGTGCTGAAAAACTAAAACAATTAACAGATGCAGGAATAACTGCCGAATATTACGGTTTTGATGTTACAAAAGAAGATCAAGTAACAGAAAACATTGTCAAAATTGGAGAAAAATATGGCAAAATAGATGTACTTGTAAACAACGCTGGTGGATTAGGCGGACGTTCTCGATTTGAAGAAATGACCACGGAATTCTATCGTTTTGTCATGGCACTAAACCTTGATTCTGTATTTTTTGCATCCAGAGCGGCAATACCATACCTGAAAAAAGGAGAACATCCTTCCATCATTAACTACACCTCAAATGCAGGATGGACTGCTGGTGGACCAGGTGCTGGAATTTACGGAACTTCAAAAGCTGGAGTACATGCCATCACAAGAGCATTAGCCAAAGATTTAGCAGAATATGGGATTCGATCCAATGCAGTATCACCAGGAACGATTGATACGCCATTTCACGCACAAATAAAATCAACAAAACCAGAAGTTTTTGCTTCTTGGGCAAACAATATTATGTTAGGACGCTTAGGACAACCAGAAGATGTAGCAGGTGTTATTTCATTCTTAGCAAGTAAAGATGCTTCATTTATCACTGCGGAAACGATCCAAATTGGTGGTGGACAAGCGTTAGGAATCTAG
- a CDS encoding PKD domain-containing protein, translated as MKKTIKIVCMAFLLAGAFIYQSCDIDKFEPLGENSIADATPPEANFSFTQGEGAEEEWKDYTFANLSTSATMYVWDFGDGNTSTEIDGQNTYPGEGTYTVTLTASDALGVVSTSTQTIEVIEPEAPLVPDPVLINADFDKLEKNNGNSSDCSCSGWDNDDIGEQGESSSGNGGSDNVVKFDNNEPDHVYQEFAVTPNAEYRVTLVVSHKEIASTPGTYPGSMLEVRVLSGAGYISGYTPTYYATATEFPSSGYGYTTVAQVEDPANNLLTETISNPDDDGYFTYTYLFTAGASDSAALFIRGLGGDSSVGSYGYSSGDEEIRADSVVIEAVN; from the coding sequence ATGAAAAAAACAATAAAAATCGTGTGTATGGCATTCCTGCTTGCAGGAGCGTTCATATATCAATCGTGTGACATCGACAAATTTGAACCGCTAGGAGAAAATTCAATTGCAGATGCAACACCACCAGAAGCTAACTTTTCATTCACACAAGGAGAAGGAGCAGAAGAAGAATGGAAAGATTATACATTTGCCAACCTATCTACAAGTGCTACCATGTATGTGTGGGACTTTGGAGACGGAAACACTTCTACGGAAATAGATGGTCAAAACACCTATCCAGGAGAAGGTACATATACAGTAACGCTAACAGCTTCCGACGCATTAGGTGTTGTAAGTACATCTACACAAACCATAGAAGTAATTGAGCCAGAAGCGCCACTAGTTCCAGATCCAGTATTAATCAATGCTGATTTTGACAAACTCGAGAAGAACAATGGAAACTCAAGTGATTGTTCTTGCTCTGGTTGGGATAATGATGATATTGGTGAACAAGGAGAATCTAGTTCAGGTAATGGAGGTTCTGACAATGTGGTAAAATTTGACAACAACGAGCCAGATCACGTATATCAAGAATTTGCCGTTACACCAAATGCAGAGTATAGAGTTACACTAGTAGTATCTCATAAAGAAATAGCTTCTACACCTGGTACATATCCTGGTAGTATGCTTGAAGTAAGAGTGTTGTCAGGTGCAGGTTATATAAGTGGATACACACCAACGTACTATGCAACTGCTACAGAGTTTCCTAGTTCAGGGTATGGATACACTACTGTTGCACAAGTAGAAGATCCTGCAAACAACCTTTTAACTGAGACAATCTCAAATCCAGATGATGATGGTTATTTTACATACACCTATTTATTCACTGCAGGAGCTAGTGATAGTGCTGCACTCTTCATCAGAGGTTTAGGAGGCGATAGCAGTGTTGGTAGTTATGGATATAGTAGTGGAGACGAAGAAATACGCGCAGACTCTGTAGTAATAGAAGCCGTTAATTAA
- a CDS encoding RagB/SusD family nutrient uptake outer membrane protein, translating to MKQLKYISFLMLMIGFQSCHKDLLEPVPQAAISSEGYFLNDAQIETGVIAIYDAMQGVNSTDLRDNRGVQEEYYVTEMRSDNTRTKNQEGEAAQFESYAITPNNGIVENYYRSCYSTIFRANLVLENLANASETMSPVFEGEAKFARAYSYFNLVRLFGDVPLVERPITPQEDELAFTRVATATVYDLIVSDLETAAANLSNGEYTRASKAAAEALLAKVHLTLGNYLDAQILCENVMSYGYTLEPNFNDIFYNEGNNELIFVIAYSIGVEADSQDFSAEFMNGVGRTVGVNYVTQDAATFLDNNGGNRTEFSYRIDPFQPTQRQVVKYLPNGEDGGANGNQFNSDATLSGNDWVVLRYADVLLMHTEAILAGNQETTNTAAIGSFQMVRNRAGLTDPVTSITKQELLDERRAELAFENQRLYDLLRFGEAQNVLSALSTANNYSFTATDLLLPIPQREINLSNGVMTQNPGY from the coding sequence ATGAAACAACTAAAATATATCAGTTTTTTGATGTTAATGATAGGCTTTCAGTCGTGTCATAAAGACCTCTTGGAGCCAGTGCCACAAGCAGCCATAAGTAGTGAAGGTTACTTTCTCAATGACGCTCAAATTGAAACCGGTGTCATTGCTATTTATGACGCGATGCAAGGTGTAAATTCCACAGATTTAAGGGACAATCGTGGTGTACAAGAAGAATACTATGTAACAGAAATGCGTAGTGATAACACAAGAACCAAAAATCAAGAAGGAGAAGCGGCTCAGTTTGAAAGCTATGCCATTACACCAAACAATGGTATTGTAGAAAACTATTACAGAAGCTGTTACAGCACTATTTTTAGAGCGAATTTAGTATTGGAGAATCTTGCAAATGCATCCGAAACGATGTCGCCTGTTTTTGAAGGAGAAGCAAAATTTGCAAGAGCGTATAGCTACTTTAACTTAGTGCGTCTCTTTGGAGATGTTCCTTTGGTAGAGAGACCAATTACACCACAAGAAGATGAATTAGCCTTTACAAGAGTGGCTACAGCTACCGTGTACGATTTAATCGTGAGTGACTTAGAAACTGCTGCTGCAAATTTAAGTAACGGCGAATACACAAGAGCTTCCAAAGCTGCTGCAGAAGCATTATTGGCAAAAGTTCACCTAACACTAGGAAACTATTTAGACGCACAAATTCTTTGCGAAAACGTAATGAGTTATGGATATACTTTAGAGCCAAACTTTAATGATATCTTCTACAACGAAGGAAACAACGAGCTTATTTTTGTAATAGCGTACTCAATAGGAGTAGAAGCAGATAGTCAAGACTTCTCTGCGGAATTTATGAATGGTGTTGGGCGTACGGTAGGAGTAAACTACGTAACGCAAGATGCTGCTACATTTTTAGATAACAACGGTGGAAACAGAACGGAGTTTTCATATCGTATAGATCCATTTCAACCAACACAAAGACAAGTGGTAAAATACCTGCCAAACGGTGAAGATGGTGGTGCTAATGGAAACCAATTTAATTCAGATGCAACCTTATCTGGAAACGATTGGGTAGTATTAAGATATGCAGATGTATTGCTCATGCATACAGAAGCGATTTTAGCAGGAAATCAAGAAACAACCAACACTGCTGCTATTGGATCATTCCAAATGGTGCGAAACAGAGCTGGCTTAACAGATCCTGTAACTTCCATCACAAAACAAGAACTCTTAGATGAAAGACGCGCAGAATTAGCTTTTGAAAATCAACGTTTATACGATTTACTGCGTTTTGGAGAAGCGCAAAATGTATTATCAGCTTTATCAACGGCTAATAACTACAGCTTTACTGCTACCGATTTATTATTGCCGATTCCACAGCGCGAAATAAATCTTAGTAATGGTGTAATGACTCAAAATCCAGGCTACTAA
- a CDS encoding sugar kinase, with amino-acid sequence MSKVVTFGEIMLRLAPPGFLRFSQTNSFDVVYGGGESNVAVSLANYGVDVDFVTRLPDNDIGHCAMMEMRKRGVGVNKIVWGGDRLGIYFLETGAVSRGSKVVYDRAHSAIAEVTSGMIDWDAVFDGVKWFHWTGITPAISQGAADVCLEAVKAASAKGITISTDLNYRAKLWKYCDDAHREKVMTELTSYCDIVLGNEEDAEKHFGIHPEGLDVHKHGHDVKAEAFLSVCKQMMEKFPRAKKVITTLRGSISASHNTWAGVLYDGSKMYETRQYQITDIVDRVGGGDSFMGGLIYGLLKYPEDDQNALDFAVAASCLKHTIKGDANLSTIAEVEKLMGGDASGRVAR; translated from the coding sequence ATGAGTAAAGTAGTCACTTTTGGAGAAATCATGCTTCGTTTAGCACCTCCAGGATTTTTAAGGTTTTCGCAAACAAATAGTTTCGACGTCGTGTATGGAGGAGGAGAATCGAACGTAGCGGTTTCATTAGCCAATTATGGAGTAGATGTAGATTTTGTAACACGTTTGCCCGACAACGATATTGGACATTGCGCTATGATGGAAATGCGAAAACGCGGCGTTGGTGTCAACAAAATTGTGTGGGGCGGAGACCGTTTGGGAATCTATTTCTTGGAAACTGGAGCGGTAAGTAGAGGAAGTAAAGTTGTGTACGACAGAGCACATTCAGCCATCGCAGAAGTTACGTCGGGAATGATTGATTGGGACGCTGTTTTTGATGGTGTAAAATGGTTTCACTGGACAGGAATTACACCAGCCATATCACAAGGAGCCGCAGATGTTTGTTTAGAAGCTGTAAAAGCAGCAAGCGCCAAAGGAATTACAATCTCTACCGACTTAAACTACAGAGCAAAACTTTGGAAATATTGTGATGACGCGCACAGAGAAAAAGTCATGACTGAATTGACTTCCTATTGTGATATCGTATTAGGAAACGAAGAAGATGCGGAAAAACACTTCGGCATTCACCCAGAAGGACTCGATGTACACAAACACGGACACGATGTAAAAGCAGAAGCATTCTTATCAGTTTGTAAACAAATGATGGAAAAATTTCCAAGAGCCAAAAAAGTAATCACAACGTTAAGAGGATCTATCTCAGCTTCACACAATACATGGGCAGGCGTTTTATACGATGGTTCAAAAATGTACGAAACACGTCAATATCAAATTACAGATATCGTAGATAGAGTTGGTGGTGGCGATTCGTTTATGGGCGGATTGATCTACGGATTGCTCAAATACCCAGAAGATGATCAAAATGCATTGGACTTTGCAGTTGCAGCTTCTTGTTTAAAGCACACCATCAAAGGAGACGCAAACCTATCCACCATTGCAGAAGTAGAAAAATTAATGGGTGGAGACGCTTCTGGAAGAGTTGCGAGATAA
- a CDS encoding MFS transporter — MKIKGLRWWIIGLIALATIINYIDRQALVVLWPSIAEDLYPEKTTTERKEIYAFISVVFMFSYAFGQSIFGKIFDKVGTRIGFVLSIGFWSIATALHALAKGVASFAIFRSILGISEAGNWPGAAKGNAEWFPTTERAFAQGLFNSGAAIGGIVAIPAIAFLTVYFSWQMIFVIVGLIGLLWLVPWLIIVKAPPKKHPWLTEEEKKYILSGQKVKEAEDNTQKEEEYNPTTGELLSRKQSWGVIIASAAIDPIWWLFVFWIPLYLSEVYGMDVKGIGIYGWVPYVGAMLGAWFGGLYAQNRLKAGWNVNKTRKVVITLGCVIMLPALLALSNPGSPIAAVLIMAVVLFGFQTAIGNVQTLPSDLYGKKTVGTLSGFAGTAAKLSGAGLVALVPMLTKGGNYAPAFIIGAVLAFIVIASVWGLIPKIEPLKAKK; from the coding sequence ATGAAGATAAAAGGATTACGATGGTGGATTATAGGTTTAATAGCCTTAGCAACTATAATTAACTATATCGATAGACAAGCATTGGTCGTACTATGGCCAAGTATAGCAGAAGATTTGTATCCAGAAAAAACAACCACAGAAAGAAAAGAAATTTACGCTTTTATTTCAGTAGTTTTTATGTTTTCATATGCCTTTGGACAGTCAATTTTCGGGAAAATATTTGACAAAGTAGGCACAAGAATAGGTTTTGTATTATCCATAGGTTTTTGGTCCATAGCAACCGCACTTCACGCATTAGCAAAAGGCGTCGCAAGCTTTGCTATTTTTCGATCTATACTAGGAATCTCAGAAGCAGGAAACTGGCCAGGAGCCGCCAAAGGAAATGCAGAATGGTTTCCTACAACTGAAAGAGCCTTTGCACAAGGATTATTCAACTCTGGAGCCGCAATAGGCGGTATCGTTGCTATACCAGCCATCGCTTTCTTAACGGTGTATTTTAGTTGGCAAATGATATTTGTCATTGTAGGTTTGATCGGTTTGCTGTGGTTAGTTCCTTGGTTAATCATCGTAAAAGCACCACCAAAAAAGCATCCATGGTTAACGGAAGAAGAAAAAAAATACATTCTAAGCGGTCAAAAAGTAAAAGAAGCTGAAGATAATACTCAAAAAGAAGAAGAATATAATCCAACTACAGGCGAACTACTATCACGCAAACAAAGTTGGGGAGTTATTATAGCTTCCGCAGCAATAGATCCAATTTGGTGGTTATTTGTTTTTTGGATTCCACTATACTTATCAGAAGTATACGGGATGGACGTAAAAGGCATTGGTATTTACGGTTGGGTTCCGTATGTAGGTGCAATGTTAGGCGCTTGGTTTGGTGGCTTATATGCGCAAAACAGATTAAAAGCGGGTTGGAATGTCAATAAAACACGTAAAGTAGTCATCACGCTAGGATGTGTCATTATGCTTCCAGCTTTATTAGCCTTGTCAAATCCAGGTTCGCCTATTGCCGCAGTATTAATCATGGCGGTCGTTCTCTTTGGTTTTCAAACAGCTATCGGAAATGTACAAACCTTGCCAAGTGATTTATACGGAAAGAAAACAGTAGGCACACTTTCAGGTTTTGCAGGAACAGCCGCAAAATTATCAGGAGCAGGTTTGGTAGCCTTAGTACCAATGTTAACAAAAGGAGGAAATTATGCACCTGCATTTATCATTGGAGCAGTGTTAGCATTTATAGTCATAGCAAGTGTTTGGGGCTTAATTCCTAAAATAGAACCTTTAAAAGCAAAAAAATAA
- a CDS encoding LacI family DNA-binding transcriptional regulator → MKKKRTTIKDIATVLNISPAAVSKALHDDSRISAKTKAAVKRVAKELNYQPNHLASALRKGKSNLVGVIVPRTSSNFFSSVIQNIEEVLNKEGYNIIITQSNESFQKECNNIDTLLFTQVDGIIASMANETVDLSYYEKVKSKGIPLILFDRGENDLNVDYIGINDYDSSFMIVEHLISKGCKRIAHIGGFRHTRIFNNRIRGYVDAIHSYNLPHDDDLLIESSLTLEDGKLKMQELLALENPPDAVYIAGDYAALGALQLLKEKNINVPNDICLVGFGNEPFTSLVTPTITSINQHSAQIGQLAAKTFLERVKMDPLKQTLNKIILDAALIERDSSQKE, encoded by the coding sequence GTGAAAAAAAAAAGAACTACGATAAAAGACATTGCTACTGTGTTGAATATTTCTCCTGCAGCGGTTTCGAAAGCACTTCATGACGATTCTAGAATTAGTGCAAAAACCAAAGCTGCTGTGAAACGTGTTGCGAAGGAATTGAATTATCAACCCAATCATTTAGCAAGCGCACTGCGAAAAGGGAAAAGTAATTTAGTGGGCGTTATTGTTCCGAGAACGAGTAGCAACTTTTTTTCATCCGTGATTCAAAATATCGAAGAAGTTCTCAATAAGGAAGGCTATAATATCATTATTACACAATCTAACGAATCTTTTCAGAAAGAATGTAATAATATAGACACGTTGCTTTTTACCCAAGTTGATGGCATTATTGCTTCAATGGCAAATGAAACAGTTGATTTGTCATATTATGAAAAAGTAAAATCGAAAGGAATTCCATTGATTTTATTTGACAGAGGAGAGAACGATTTGAATGTAGATTATATCGGAATTAACGATTATGATAGTAGTTTTATGATTGTGGAACACCTTATTTCCAAAGGGTGCAAACGTATTGCGCATATTGGCGGTTTTAGACATACGCGAATTTTTAATAATAGAATTCGAGGATATGTTGATGCCATACATTCGTATAATTTACCTCATGATGATGATTTGCTTATAGAAAGTAGTTTGACCTTGGAAGACGGAAAGTTAAAAATGCAAGAATTGTTAGCCTTAGAAAATCCTCCAGATGCCGTGTATATTGCAGGAGATTATGCTGCCTTGGGCGCGTTGCAGTTGTTGAAAGAAAAGAATATCAATGTTCCTAATGATATTTGCTTGGTGGGTTTTGGAAACGAACCTTTTACTTCGTTAGTCACTCCAACCATTACAAGTATTAATCAACACAGTGCGCAAATAGGGCAATTGGCTGCCAAAACTTTTTTGGAACGTGTAAAGATGGATCCTTTGAAACAAACGCTGAATAAGATTATTTTAGACGCGGCGTTGATTGAACGCGATTCGTCTCAAAAAGAATAA